Genomic window (Mobula birostris isolate sMobBir1 chromosome 20, sMobBir1.hap1, whole genome shotgun sequence):
TCCGGCATTCTGGGTAAAGAGGCAGCCATGGGTGAAATTGCCAGCCTTGTCCCCGTACAGGCTGAGGAAATGGTGTGGGTGGATGTATCTCCCAACTACTGCCGAGCTCCAGCTGTTTAAATCCGAGGATTAAGAACTCGGAACAGAAATATAGTTCAAGTTAATCTCGGATGAATAGTCTACCTTCCAGTCAGTAAAAATGTCATTTAGTGCTGAATTGGGGGGGAAAAACACATTCCGTCAGCTTTTGTTTTCTCCGGGTAAATAAGCATACGAAACACGTTTGTCATCGATGACAAGTGACCTgtggctttcacatcacaaaagtGCCACACTCGAATAACTGCTGCCTTCCCCTTCATATTAATTGGCATTGCCATCGATGGGTTCATGACTGTCAATCAGCTCGGGAGAGGGGATCCGAGGAATTAGAAAATCTCCAGGATCAGACATGTAGTAACAAAGGTTCTTTGTAGTGTTGTGGAACATGAccagaacttgaaataataccaaACGACAGAAACAAATTGAGCCAAGTCACAGGTTGATTGAGGGCAGAAATAGCCCATTCtcatccagacaggaatacagtcaGAGAATTTTCTGGTCAGTTCGAATGCCTGATCCCAGCCCAGTTAGAAGGTGAGGAATTCATAGAtatacatagaaatctacagtacattactAAACCTTCAGCTTCAACTTGAGATGAACTTTCTAACATTGTGATGCTGGAACTCATGACAGACTAAAATCGCACCTGAAAtattgtccttcacccactgatatcttttgcaaatatttttacaggtttaAAGTTCCAGAACACTTGTGCACGGTAATCTCAAACACAGCAGCACCTCAGTTTTGCTGTCACTGAATGGATATTTAAGGAGTGGACAAATATTGTCTTTGCAACAACAACACATCTGTTGTCAATCCttggagatgaagaagtatctcaTCCAAACTGGAAAAGCATTTTGTgtctgaaatgaagttttctgttGTAACTCAGTGTTATTCACTGGAACCGGGagctgagaacacaccagcatttgttcactggagatcagttcttCAACTGCATTGATTCTACAAGCGATTCAAATGTCTGactttcacctgttctgtgtgagggaggggagctACTCAGTCATCCAGCCTGAAGATAGATGAGCAATTTCACACCATAGTGAGATGCTCCACCTGTTCTGACTGTGGGAAGCCATTCATTCTGTCATTGATGCGAAAGATATATCCAAAAATTCAGCACTCAGAAGATATTGACctgctgtgagtgtgggaaggcatttacacactcaaacacaccacagtgacACCAGCAAGTTTACAGCATGGAAAAGTCATTTAccagctctgaatgtgggaaaagattcactcagtcatctcaactgaacgaacaccagcgggttcacactgagaagatgccgttcacctgcacagactgcgggaagggattcactcactcatccacacTTCAgaggcaccagcgagttcacactggggagaggccattcacttgctcagactgtgggaaaggattcactcagtcatctcacctactgacacaccagttagtTCACACCTGGGACAGACCATTCACGTGTTCtgaatgtggaaagggattcactcggtcaaaTCACCTACTGACTCACCAGTTAGTTCACATGGGGGAGTGGCCGTTCAGCTGttttgaatgtgggaagggattcactcagtcatccaccttTGTGAAGCACTTCAgagttcacactggtgagaggccgttcacctgctcagactgtgggaagggattcactcattcaGCTCAACTAAAGGAACATCAGTTAGTTCACACTgaagagaggccattcacttgctcagactgtgggagggggttCACTCGAccatctcacctactgagacaccagttagttcacactgggcagaggcttttcacatgctctgaatgtgggaagagattcactcggttatctcagctgaaggaacatcagtttgttcacactggggataggccgttcatctgctctgaatgtgggaaaggattttctcggtcatttcaactgaaggtacatcagcgagttcacaccggagagaaaCCATTctgctgctctgaatgtgggaagagattcactcagtcatccacacTTGTGAAGCACTatcgaattcacactggggagaagccattcacctgctcagactgtgggaagggattcactcagtcagttCAACTAAAGAAAcatcagtttgttcacactggggagaaaccattcatctgctcagtttgtgggaagggattcacacggtCGTCTGACTTAAAAGTACATCAACtcgttc
Coding sequences:
- the LOC140185223 gene encoding uncharacterized protein is translated as MEKSFTSSECGKRFTQSSQLNEHQRVHTEKMPFTCTDCGKGFTHSSTLQRHQRVHTGERPFTCSDCGKGFTQSSHLLTHQLVHTWDRPFTCSECGKGFTRSNHLLTHQLVHMGEWPFSCFECGKGFTQSSTFVKHFRVHTGERPFTCSDCGKGFTHSAQLKEHQLVHTEERPFTCSDCGRGFTRPSHLLRHQLVHTGQRLFTCSECGKRFTRLSQLKEHQFVHTGDRPFICSECGKGFSRSFQLKVHQRVHTGEKPFCCSECGKRFTQSSTLVKHYRIHTGEKPFTCSDCGKGFTQSVQLKKHQFVHTGEKPFICSVCGKGFTRSSDLKVHQLVHTGEKPFTCSDCGKEFARSSDLKVHQRLHTGEKLFTCSECGKRFTRSSHLLTHQLVHTGEKPFTCSVCGKEFIRSSDFKVHQRVHTGEKPFTCSECGKGFTRSSQLKEHQRIHTGEKLFNCSDCGKTFTQSSMLQTHQRVHTGERPFTCSECGKAFTSSTQLLTHQFIHTGERPFTCSDCGKTFTQSSQLKKHQQVHSG